One window of Carassius auratus strain Wakin chromosome 17, ASM336829v1, whole genome shotgun sequence genomic DNA carries:
- the LOC113117078 gene encoding neuroglobin: MEKLSEKDKGLIRDSWESLGKNKVPHGIVMFTRLFELDPALLTLFSYSTNCGDAPECLSSPEFLEHVTKVMLVIDAAVSHLDDLHTLEDFLLNLGRKHQAVGVKTQSFTVVGESLLYMLQSSLGSAYTTPLRQAWLNMYSIVVSAMTRGWAKNGEHKSN, translated from the exons ATGGAGaaactctctgaaaaagataAAGGTCTGATCCGGGACAGCTGGGAGAGTCTGGGGAAGAACAAGGTGCCACATGGAATTGTTATGTTCACGAG GTTATTTGAGCTGGATCCAGCACTTCTTACTCTCTTCAGCTACAGCACAAACTGTGGGGATGCACCTGAATGTCTCTCCAGCCCAGAGTTCCTCGAGCACGTCACCAag GTGATGTTAGTGATCGATGCAGCTGTGAGCCATCTTGATGACCTACATACATTGGAGGACTTCTTGTTGAATCTGGGCAGGAAGCACCAGGCAGTTGGGGTGAAGACTCAATCCTTTACT GTGGTTGGAGAGTCCCTGCTTTATATGCTTCAGTCCAGCCTTGGTTCGGCTTACACGACACCGCTGCGCCAGGCTTGGCTCAATATGTACAGCATCGTGGTATCAGCCATGACCAGAGGCTGGGCCAAGAATGGCGAACATAAGTCCAACTGA